The sequence below is a genomic window from Bacteroidales bacterium.
TCTTATCAAGCCTGTGAACCCTCACCAGATACTGCTTTGCCTGAAAAAAAACCTTGACAACAAACGTATTGTCAGTGAGAAAACCACTCAGGCTTATCAGCAGCAATTCCGCAACATCGGCATGGAAATTTCGAACCGCCTGACGCATGATGAATGGATAGAGGTTTATAAAAAAATGACTTTTTGGGAACTGGAGCTCGAAAAATCAAACGATGAGTCAATGAACGAAGTGTTGCGCCTTCAGAAGGCGGAAGCCAATACTATGTTTTCAAAGTTTTATGAAAATAATTATATCAAATGGCTTTCCGGAAAAGACAATAACACACCTGTTCTTTCTCATACTCTTGTAAAAGAAAAATTATTTCCGCATTTAAACGAGCCTAAACCCTTGTTTTTAATTGTTATTGACAACCTCAGATACGACCAATGGAAAGTGCTTCAACCTGTGATTGAAGAGTTTTACAGAGTTCAGAACGATGAACTGTATTACAGCATTCTGCCTTCAGCAACTCAATATGCCCGTAATGCCCTTTTTGCAGGGCTTTTGCCAACCGAGATTGAACGTAAATATCCCAAATACTGGATATACGAAGAAGATGAAGGAACCAAAAACCAGTTTGAAAATGAATTGTTCGGGGAGTTACTGAAACGTTATGGAAAAGATATTAAATACAATTATTCTAAAATATTAAACATCAATGCCGGGAAGAAATATGTGGAAAACCTACCCAATCTTATGTCGAATAAACTAAATATTCTGGTTTATAATTTTGTGGATATGCTTTCTCATGCACGTACCGACATGGAGGTGATACGGGAGTTGGCTGATGATGAACCCGCTTATCGTTCTATAACCTTGTCGTGGTTCAGACATTCGCCTCTGTTTGATGTTATCAGGTATATTTCGGAACAGGGAGCCAACATTATTATTACTACTGACCACGGAAGTGTTAAAGTGGTAAACCCTGTCAGGATTATAGGCGACAAAAATACTAATACCAACCTGCGCTACAAATACGGCAGGACGCTGGGGTATGAAAAAAAAGATGTTTTTGAAGTCAGAAACCCACAGGATATTTTTCTGCCACGGATTAATGTCAGCACTTCTTATGTTTTTTGTAAGGAGAATGACTTTTTTGCATATCCCAATAACTTTCATTATTATGTAAGCTATTATAAAAACACTTTCCAACATGGCGGCATTTCGATGGAAGAGATTTTAATTCCTATAATTTATTTAAGTCCCAAATAAATAATATGTTACATCAGTTGGATTGTAATGATGCCGGAGAAATTCCTTTCGTTGCAAAAAAAATACTACAAGCTTTCCCCAAACAACATTTTTTCATTTTCAGAGGCAATTTGGGGGCAGGGAAAACCACTCTTATCAAAGCCATGTGTTCGGAGCTGGGAGTTGCTGACCCGACCAACAGTCCCTCTTTTGCTATTGTTAATGAATATCTGATGCATGACGGGCGGAAAATATATCATTTTGACCTGTTCAGGTTAGAAAAACCCGATGATCTATATGATATTGGCTACGAAGAATATTTTTTCAGCGGGAACTATTGTTTTGTAGAGTGGCCTGAAATTGCCGTAAACCTTTTACCTGAAGAATACGTAGAAATTGTAATTTCTATCAATGAAAAGAATAACAGCAGATTAATTTCTTTTAGAAAAAAGAACTAACATGTTACTTTTTTGTAACTTTATAGTAACAAATGCGAAACAAGAGTGAAAATTTTTTTGTCACAAAGGCTCTAAGACACTAAGAAACACTAAACCGACTTGCCTAAATATTTTTGTTTTTTGTGAAATTATATGTTTTTGTGTCTTAATGACTAAATTTGAAATAGTGATGATTCTTTACTCTTGATTCTCATAATAAATTAATTGTTATGAGCCAAAAAAAGGATTTTACGCGTTTTAAAAATGGGGAGAGCATGATGCCGCAGCCCGAAATGCTTGAGGTGAAAAAACAACGCTCACAGTTTAAAATCGGGATACCCAGAGAAATTGCCTATCAGGAAACCCGTGTGGGGCTGGTTCCTCAGGCTGTAGCGGTGCTGGTGAGCCGTGGGCATGAAGTACTGGTTGAAAATAATGCAGGCAAGGCAGCAAATTTTCAGGATAGCGAATATGCCGATGCCGGGGCCCAAATAGTTGACTCTCCGGCTGAGATTTACCATTCAGACATCGTGATAAAAGTTGCTCCGCCATTATTGCAGGAGATAGAAAACTTCAGGCAAGGGATGAATATTTTTTCCGCGATAAACCTTCCGGGGCAAGATGCAGAATATTTTAAAAAGCTGATTGGAAAGAAAGTTACAGCTGTTTCATACGAATACATTAAAGACAAAACCAATTCTTTCCCGGTGATACGTTCTTTGAGTGAGATTGTCGGGAACACATCAGTTTTTATTGCCGCCGAATACCTGAGCGATATTGATTATGGTAAAGGCAAAAGCCTGGGAGGCGCACCCGGAATAACTCCAGCCGAGGTGATTATCATCGGTGCAGGAACTGTAGGCGAGTATGCAGCAAGGGCCGCGCTGGGCATGGGTGCTTTGGTAAAAATCTTTGACAATTCTGTGTTCAAATTGCGCAGCATCCAGAACAAATTAGGTACACGGCTTTATACTTCAATTATCCAACAGAAAATCCTTGCACAGGCTTTACGTACAGCGGATGTTGTAATTGGAGCCTTACATTCTGTCAACGGCAAGATGCCCTGTGTAATTACAGAGGGCATGGTAAAAGACATGCCAGCCGGCTCTGTCATTGTTGATGTTAGTATTACAAACGGAGGCTGCAGTGAAACTTCACATGCTACAAATCATTCGCACCCCGTTTATAAGAAATTTGGCGTTACGCATTATTGCATCCCTAATATTCCTTCCCGCGTACCTCATACTGCCTCTTACGCCCTGAGCAATTATTTTGCCCCGCTACTGCTGCAGATTGCTGATGAAGGTGGTATTGATAATTTTTTAAAAACAGATGCAGGCACAAGGTTCGGGACATATATTTACAAAGGTATTCTTACAAATAAATATATCGGCGCCCTTTTTGGCATTCCTTATCAGGATATTGACCTTCTTATGTTTCCGATACATTAATTTTCTTAATTATATATAATGCTGATATTCAGCGAAAAAGTTAATATGAGCAATAAATTTCTTGTGTGATATTAACTTTTTATTATTTTTGTCGCTTATATGCTGAAGCAAAAAACCCTGGCTAATCCCGTAAGTATTTCAGGACGAGGGCTGCACACTGGTAAAGAAGTAAATATCACCTTCCGGCCTGCACCTGAAAATCACGGATTTGTTTTTAAACGCGTTGACCTTGAAAATCAACCTATGATACATGCTGTAATTGAAAATGTTACAGAAACGGAAAGAGGTACAACCATAGAGGAAAACGGGGTAAGTATTTCCACTATTGAACATACATTAGCAGCACTCTTTGGTTTGTCAGTTGATAATGCTCTCATTGAAATTGACAGCCCGGAAACGCCTATTATGGACGGAAGCTCTGCCCCATTTATGAAAGTCCTGCTTGCTGCAGGAATTGTGGAACAGCAGCAACCCAAAAAGTTTATTGAAATAAAATCAAATATTGAACTGATTGATGAAAAGCGTCAGGCAGAGATGATTGCCGTACCTTCTGACAGGTTCAAAATCACCTGCATGATTGACTACAACGACAAATTACTCGGGACTCAATATGCAACGCTTGATAGTATTCACAATTTTAAAGACGAAATAGCCCCTTGCCGAACCTTTGTTTTTCTCCGCGAACTAGAATATCTCCTGAAAAACAATTTGATTAAGGGAGGTGATTTCGACAACGCAATTGTTTTTGTTGATAAGCCAGTAACTCAGGAAGAGCTCAACAGGTTGTCGGAGATTTTCAAAAAACCCAAAGTCAGCGTTCAGAAAGAAGGAATTCTAAACAATGTGGAGCTGAATTTCCCGAATGAAC
It includes:
- a CDS encoding PglZ domain-containing protein, which translates into the protein MSNKFKILWVDDEIDLLKPHILFLKEKGYDVFTSNNGDEALDQIDEMPFDIIFLDENMPGITGLETLTQIRKNYPNLPVVMITRNEHEHTMEDAIGSNISDYLIKPVNPHQILLCLKKNLDNKRIVSEKTTQAYQQQFRNIGMEISNRLTHDEWIEVYKKMTFWELELEKSNDESMNEVLRLQKAEANTMFSKFYENNYIKWLSGKDNNTPVLSHTLVKEKLFPHLNEPKPLFLIVIDNLRYDQWKVLQPVIEEFYRVQNDELYYSILPSATQYARNALFAGLLPTEIERKYPKYWIYEEDEGTKNQFENELFGELLKRYGKDIKYNYSKILNINAGKKYVENLPNLMSNKLNILVYNFVDMLSHARTDMEVIRELADDEPAYRSITLSWFRHSPLFDVIRYISEQGANIIITTDHGSVKVVNPVRIIGDKNTNTNLRYKYGRTLGYEKKDVFEVRNPQDIFLPRINVSTSYVFCKENDFFAYPNNFHYYVSYYKNTFQHGGISMEEILIPIIYLSPK
- the tsaE gene encoding tRNA (adenosine(37)-N6)-threonylcarbamoyltransferase complex ATPase subunit type 1 TsaE; protein product: MLHQLDCNDAGEIPFVAKKILQAFPKQHFFIFRGNLGAGKTTLIKAMCSELGVADPTNSPSFAIVNEYLMHDGRKIYHFDLFRLEKPDDLYDIGYEEYFFSGNYCFVEWPEIAVNLLPEEYVEIVISINEKNNSRLISFRKKN
- a CDS encoding alanine dehydrogenase — encoded protein: MSQKKDFTRFKNGESMMPQPEMLEVKKQRSQFKIGIPREIAYQETRVGLVPQAVAVLVSRGHEVLVENNAGKAANFQDSEYADAGAQIVDSPAEIYHSDIVIKVAPPLLQEIENFRQGMNIFSAINLPGQDAEYFKKLIGKKVTAVSYEYIKDKTNSFPVIRSLSEIVGNTSVFIAAEYLSDIDYGKGKSLGGAPGITPAEVIIIGAGTVGEYAARAALGMGALVKIFDNSVFKLRSIQNKLGTRLYTSIIQQKILAQALRTADVVIGALHSVNGKMPCVITEGMVKDMPAGSVIVDVSITNGGCSETSHATNHSHPVYKKFGVTHYCIPNIPSRVPHTASYALSNYFAPLLLQIADEGGIDNFLKTDAGTRFGTYIYKGILTNKYIGALFGIPYQDIDLLMFPIH
- a CDS encoding bifunctional UDP-3-O-[3-hydroxymyristoyl] N-acetylglucosamine deacetylase/3-hydroxyacyl-ACP dehydratase; translation: MLKQKTLANPVSISGRGLHTGKEVNITFRPAPENHGFVFKRVDLENQPMIHAVIENVTETERGTTIEENGVSISTIEHTLAALFGLSVDNALIEIDSPETPIMDGSSAPFMKVLLAAGIVEQQQPKKFIEIKSNIELIDEKRQAEMIAVPSDRFKITCMIDYNDKLLGTQYATLDSIHNFKDEIAPCRTFVFLRELEYLLKNNLIKGGDFDNAIVFVDKPVTQEELNRLSEIFKKPKVSVQKEGILNNVELNFPNEPARHKLLDIVGDLALLGGELKAHVFAKRPGHVTNVEFAKKIAQLSCVSAQKEKNKSHEEFDLNKTPLYDISAIQKILPHRPPFLLIDKILEMDEKMIIGVKNVTINEGFFIGHFPKEPIMPGVLQIEAMAQCGGILVLNTVPDPENYITYFLKIDNARFKGKVIPGDTLIFKLELMSPIRRGICQMYGRAFVKNKVVMEAEMLAQIVKK